Below is a window of Solibacillus sp. FSL R7-0668 DNA.
AAAAGGGTGCAGTTGTTCAATTTAAGGTGGATTGGGAAAACGAACCTACACCAACTAATACATCTGTTGTCAATCGCGTTGCAAAGGATAAATCATGGGTTGATGTTAGTACGCCATTCGGTAAGAAACGGGTTAGAAATCCCTTGGAAAATTTAAAGATTATCACAGTTCCAATGGTTGTTCACATTTAAATATTTTTAGACAGTGCGAGCCCAGCGCTCGCTCTCGTCAAGCAGCTTAAAAGGGCGCAGCCATTCGCCGTCTCCTAATCTTTTAAGTTGCTTGATGGGATTTGTCCCATACAAAAAATGAGGAGTGATTTTATGTCCGTAGCAGAAAAATTAAAAGCTATCATCGCAATCATTGAGCAGTATCAACTAGAATCGGTTATCCAAACGGAAACTAGTGATTTCTCAGCCTCGACAATCCATTTGTCAGACGTGGCGGAAATGCGAAAGTTTGGTAGTTCTGTAAAAATAATCAACCGCAATTCGATTGATTACCCAACAGAGTTGGCAGTTGAGATTGATGGAATTAGAGTTTTTGCTCTCGTACATTTCAAAGAGAATGCAGGTGCTGCGTAATGTTCGAAGTCGAAAATACTACGTACAGTGGCGTCGGTAAAACGTTTGTGGGTGTGTATGATGCGCCAGAGCCAGTAAGAGTTGACTGGAAAGGTCGCGAAGTATTCAAAGGTGAAGAGTATTACATTTTTGATGTAGCAGACGGTGTAATTTATGTGCATATCGAGGAAGTGCGCGAGTATTTAGATGATTACCGCTTAGATGTCGAATGTTATGAGCAGCTCATTAAACTAATCGAGGCATACCACAATAATTACCCGGTCATTATGTAAAAAAAGGCCACTTGGCAGAGTGGTCCTCAAACAAAAAATATGTTAGCGCCATTGTAGCGCATTAGGAGGCATTTATCAAATGAGTAATCTAACAGAGCAATTTAATAGCCCGCAAATGGCACAACCGCAATTTCATGGGGGAGCACTAGCACACGCTAGCGCTTCTCGCGAAATGGAGGAGGTGAAAGGTCAAATTTTCATGGCGAAGCAGTTCCCACGCAACGTATTCCAGGCTGAGCAACGTGTACTGGACACTTGCAAACGTCCGGCACTTGCACAGGTAGCAATTTACCGCTATCCAAAAGGTGACACAAACGTTACAGGTCCATCTATCCGCTTAGCAGAGGCAATTGCACAAAATTGGGGCAACTTGTCCTATGGTATTCAGGAGCTTGAGCAGCGTCACGGCGAGTCGGTAGCAAAGGCATTTTGTTGGGACTTAGAGACAAATGTGCGTCAAGAAAAAGTATTTACAGTAAAACATGCCATCGGATTAAAAGGCGGCAAAATTAAGCAGTTAACGGATCCGCGTGATATTTACGAGAAAGTAGCTAATGATGGCGCTCGCCGATTACGCGCTTGCATTCTTGGGGTTATCCCAGGGGACATTGTGGACAAGGCTTTACAACAATGCACGAACACGCTTGCAGGCAATAGCAAAGGCCCATTAAAAGACCGTGTGGCAAAAATGCTTGAAGGATTTAAGGGGCACTACCGTGTGACGCAAGAAATGGTCGAGGAACGTTTTGGCTATAATGCAGATTCTTTTACCGAGCATGATTATATTGACCTTTTAAATATCGCCAATAGCTTAAAAGACGGCATGAGCTCAGTTGAGGATTGGTTCAAAAAATCGGATACCAAAGAGCAAAAAAGTGGCTTAGGTGACGCATTCAAAGAAGAGGCAAAAACAGAGGTGAAGCCAGATGCAGCAGACGTTTCAGTTAACGAGTGAAAACTACCACTCAAAAGAAGCTAACCAGCATTATATGAGCGTTTCCCAGTTTAAGAGCGCTGTGCAATGCGAAGCAGCCATGATTGCAGAATTAAAGGGCGAGTTTACTCGTCCTCCTTCTCAGGCTTTGATGGTCGGTTCTTACCTGCACGCAGCACTGGAGAGCGAGCAAGCTTTTGCGGATTTTTTTGAAAAGGAACGCGACAGCATCGTCAATACACGAGGTAATATGTACGCACCTTTTGCACAAGCAGATGAAATGATTGAGACCGTTAAAAACGACCCGTTCTGTATGTTCGCGCTCGAAGGCGATAAAGAAATTATCATGACAGGCGAGTTATTCGGCGCTCCTTGGAAAATCAAGATTGATAGCATCAACCATCAGAGGGGCACATTCACCGACTTAAAAAGCACCCAGGAGCTGGGCAAACGCTACTGGAGCGAAAAATATAACGGCTGGGTTTCATTTGTACAGGCTTATGATTACGTGCTTCAAATGTACGTTTATCGCGAAATCATTTATCAAAACACCGGACGTTATTATGATCCGTACATTGTAGCAGTCACAAAAGAGTCACCACCCGATAAAGCCGTTTTACACATCGATACAGCGCGTTACAGCTTTGAAGAGGATTATGTCCAGACTTTATTGCCGAGCATCATACAGGCAAAGCAGGGTGAGAAAAAACCCCATCGTTGCGATAAGTGCGCTTATTGTCGAGGGACAAAAAAATTATCGGGCACGTTTGAGATTGAGTATTTACTAGATTAGGTGACGGCATGGAAAAAGACCACCGTCGAGCAGCAAAATACATCAGCGCACAATTAAAAGCAGCAGGTTTTGAGGTGCATCATCGCTATTCCAAAACCACAGACAGCGCTTATCTGACGCTGGAAAATAGCTTACTAGGTGTTTTGCGCATAAGCGACCGCCATTCTAAAAGGTTTCATTTGTACAACCTTATCAAAGGCGAGAGGCGCAGAATTGAGATTACAAGGCATGGCACGCAATGTTATTTCGCTCCTTTTGCAGAGGTTGATATTTTAATAACCAAAATTAAGTATGACCGCCAGCAGCTTATTAAAGAGCTGGGGGAGCAGGAATATAAAAAGCAAAAATTCATCCGCTTACCAAGTGGCGAGAAAAATGAGGGCAATTTAATTCGTTACAAAAGTGGTTTTCGAGATTTTTAACAGGAGGGCTAGGGTAATGGCTGAACAAAACAACAGAGCCTTTAAAGGTGTGTGGATCTCCAAAGAAATTTGGTTAGCAAAAGACCTTGGGTGGTCGGAAAAGCTGTTATTAGTGGAAATTGATAGTTTGGACGGCGAACAAGGTTGCTTCGCCTCCAATGAATATTTAGCAAACTTTTTCGGACTATCTAAGGACCGTATTTCAAAAATGGTTTCTTCTTTAAAAAAGAAGGGCTATATCACCGTTCAGGTTTTTTACAAAGAGGGCACAAAGCAGATTGATAAACGTGTAATTCGTTTAAATAGGCAACCGTACCCTATAGGCGAAAACGCCGATACCCTATCGGTGAAAACAACTAGGGGTATAGGTGAAAACAACGATACCCCTATAGGCGAAAACGCCGAGGATAATAATACAGTTATTAATAATACAACTAATAATACAAAGAATAAGAGAAAGAAAGAAGGGGACAAGCCCCTTCCTCCCTCTTCCTTAATCGACCGTGAATTTCTAAAAGTCAAAAATCATTTTGAAACTCACGTCATTTATCAACAAGCTGCTTATGTACAGACAAAAGCCATTAGCGACTGGATGGACGATGGTTATCAGTCCGACTTAATTATTAAAGCAATGGACATAGCCGTAGAACGTGGCAAACCTGCTTTACCTTATATCAACGGCATTTTAAAAACGTGGCGAGCCGATGGGATTATTAATATTCAGCAGCTACTAGCAAAGGAGGCACAAGCCAATGGAATCCATACAGGACATCATGCAGGACATAATGGCCCGAGCTCAAGCCCAGTACCAAGCATCATTACAAAAAGAAGCAGCCTCGAATAACTATAAGTGCCAAAAATGCAAAGATGTTGGCGGCTTAATTATTGACAAGGTGGATGATGAACCGGGCATTACGCAAGGTAAAACCTATCAAGTGTGGGTTGATTGTGATTGCACGAAACAGCAAATCGCTCAAAAGCTTTTAAGAGCCAGTGAAATTACACCTGAGTTTCGAGCAATGACTTTCGGCAATTTCCGCTTAGATGATGTACCGCCGATTGCGCATGACATGCAGCACTTAGCGGTCGAGTATTACAAAAATTTTGACCAGCTAGAAAAAACAGAGCATAACAGCATCGCTTTTCTTGGACAACCGGGCGTAGGCAAGACGCATTTGCTAACCGCATTATCCAATAACATGATGAGCAATAAATTAAAATCCGTGCTGTATTTCCCGTACGTTGAAGGATTTAACGATTTACGGGACGACTTTGAAAAGCTTGAGGCTAAAATCATTCGCATGAAGCAGGTTGATATTTTGTTCATTGACGATTTATTTAAGCCCGTTTCCAAGCCTGGTAAAGACGGCGCTAGAATACGAGTTCCGCAGGCGAGTGAATGGGAGCTAAAACAGCTCTATGCCGTGATTAATTACCGTCAAATAAATCACAAGCCGATTTTTATCAGCAGCGAGCTCTCTTTTGACGAAATTATCAACTTAGACGAAGCATTGGGCACACGCATCTACAAAATGTGCAAAAAGCATTTTATTCAGGTGGATAAGGATCTTGGTTTGAATTATCGGTTGAAATAAATACAAGACCATTTTGTTGGCTTCAGCAGAATGGTCGGAATGGAGGAAACACATGAAAATTACAGAAGCCTACACGGTTTATAACAACGGCATACAGTCAGTCGAGCCAAAGCTTGCTGAAGCAATTGATTGCATTATTGACGCGAAAAGCAAGGCTGTTGACCGGTATAAAGAATCCTACGAAATTTGCGAACGAGGCATGCACCGAGCTCATGATCTATATAAGGATTCACAGGAGAAACTGGATAAGGTCGAATTGGCTGAGGTAAAAGCGCGTTTCGAACTTGAGCAAATGAACAACACCAGTATTTTTAGAGCATTAGCAGAAATTGACCGTTTACAGACAGCACTTGAAAAAATCGCATATATACCAGCCTTTAAATCACAGGCGGAAATAGAAGCTTTTGCGGAACAAGTAATTATAAGTTCTCGTAAAGCATTGGAGGATGATCAAGATGCCAATTAACGACATGTACATTGCAGGTAACGGCGTCTCTTATGTAGGATTCCGCATGGTCGAATATTGCCGCATTTTTTGGCTAGTTGACGGAGTACGTCAGTTTAAAACGGTTTGCTATGACGGTGAGGCAATGGCTGACGCGATTAACAACCGCACAAAGCTTACAGAGGGGCTTCAATTTGAGATTGAATATACAGCAGCCGATAATTCGGCGGTGAAAGTAGCGTGACAAAGCAACAGGTAGACCAAGCAATTAGTGAATTAGTTAGCGCGTATGTATTTCCCTTTGAAGCATTACTGGACGTGCATACGAGATTGCTAGGCTGCACCGATGCGCATTACGCAGCCCAGCAATTGCGCTATCTTCAAAATTTAGTAGCTGCTGGGTTAGCTAAGAAAAGGGGCGAAACGATTGAAAGCTAAAACTAAGCAAAAGGATGAATTGTTATTTAAGCCGTATGCAGATAACTGCACGACATTTAAAAACGTGAGGGTTTTGCATTTTCATGAATTAGCAATTGAGCTGGTAATAAATCACCAAGGAGAAAAGAAATTCTTTTTAAATTCCAAGTCTTTCCCACTTTATTACGACACGGTGAACTTTAAAATTTTAAACGTGTTGCAATTGGTGAGGTTCGAGACAGAAAAAATAAAGGTTAAATATAACTTAGGAGAAATGATTGAACGGTCGGATATAGAGCAGAGGCTAAAAACTTGGCTTGGTCAATCATCGGAGTTAACCCCAGTAAGTTAGGAGAGATAGGGCAATGATTCAATTTACAATACCAGGCGCAACACAGCCACAAGAACGACCACGCTTTAGTCGTACAGGTTACGGGGTAACTACACATGACGCCCCCAAGTCTCGTAATTATAAAGAGTTAGTCAAGCTCGTAGCATGGCAGAATAAGCCGCAGGAGCCACTACAGGGTGCGTTAAAGTTGGAAGTTGATGTTTATCTCATGCCACCGAAAAAGTACCACACAAAGCCAAAACAGGCGCTTATTGCATCAGGTGAGTTACGACCAACCACGAAGCCGGATACAGATAATTTAGTTAAGGGCATTAAAGATGGCATGTCTAAGATTATTTGGGTAGATGATGCGCAGATAGTGGAACTGGTGGTTCGTAAATTTTATGCAATGCAGCCGAGGGCAGAGGTTAAGGTTAGCGCACTGTGCGGTTAGCAATAAGGTTTGCGAATTAACATTACAGTAAGTAAGGTACGCCGATGATGGATGTAAGGATGGTTGTATTCCGCATTTCACAACCATTTTCATCACTGGAGGTAAGCCGATGGTGAGCGATAAGTCCGTGAGTGAGTATGTAATTTAACTGGAGCGTGTTTGCTATTAAGAAAATGATTAGTAGATTAATTGATTACTTTGTCTATATTTTGGATCGAGTTATTTCGTAAGAACAATGTTCGTGTATGGATCCTGAAAACTTTATGCGGATCCATATCATTGTTCGTATTTGAACAATTCAGATGATGAAGGGAGCAAGTAAATTGAAGGTGCATGAGTTGAAAATTTTGCCTGAGTATTTCGAGCAAGTATTCGCTGGAGAAAAAACTTTTGAAATCAGAAAAGACGACCGAGGGTATCAAACAGGGGATCTGTTGCATTTAAAAGAGTTTGGTATTGATGGGTATACAGGGAAATCGGTGCTAGTACGCGTTACTTATATTACCGCATTTAAACAAGAGCTAGGCTATGTAGTAATGGCAATCAAGGAACCGGGATTTGAAGTGTTAAACAGCCTA
It encodes the following:
- a CDS encoding DUF6877 family protein — encoded protein: MTKQQVDQAISELVSAYVFPFEALLDVHTRLLGCTDAHYAAQQLRYLQNLVAAGLAKKRGETIES
- a CDS encoding RusA family crossover junction endodeoxyribonuclease, which produces MIQFTIPGATQPQERPRFSRTGYGVTTHDAPKSRNYKELVKLVAWQNKPQEPLQGALKLEVDVYLMPPKKYHTKPKQALIASGELRPTTKPDTDNLVKGIKDGMSKIIWVDDAQIVELVVRKFYAMQPRAEVKVSALCG
- a CDS encoding DUF3850 domain-containing protein, giving the protein MHELKILPEYFEQVFAGEKTFEIRKDDRGYQTGDLLHLKEFGIDGYTGKSVLVRVTYITAFKQELGYVVMAIKEPGFEVLNSLFGYDKAANLTMGEEPIWVLEQATDEDLEANIMAVDSGDVI
- a CDS encoding DnaA ATPase domain-containing protein — protein: MESIQDIMQDIMARAQAQYQASLQKEAASNNYKCQKCKDVGGLIIDKVDDEPGITQGKTYQVWVDCDCTKQQIAQKLLRASEITPEFRAMTFGNFRLDDVPPIAHDMQHLAVEYYKNFDQLEKTEHNSIAFLGQPGVGKTHLLTALSNNMMSNKLKSVLYFPYVEGFNDLRDDFEKLEAKIIRMKQVDILFIDDLFKPVSKPGKDGARIRVPQASEWELKQLYAVINYRQINHKPIFISSELSFDEIINLDEALGTRIYKMCKKHFIQVDKDLGLNYRLK
- a CDS encoding DnaD domain protein, translated to MAEQNNRAFKGVWISKEIWLAKDLGWSEKLLLVEIDSLDGEQGCFASNEYLANFFGLSKDRISKMVSSLKKKGYITVQVFYKEGTKQIDKRVIRLNRQPYPIGENADTLSVKTTRGIGENNDTPIGENAEDNNTVINNTTNNTKNKRKKEGDKPLPPSSLIDREFLKVKNHFETHVIYQQAAYVQTKAISDWMDDGYQSDLIIKAMDIAVERGKPALPYINGILKTWRADGIINIQQLLAKEAQANGIHTGHHAGHNGPSSSPVPSIITKRSSLE
- a CDS encoding PD-(D/E)XK nuclease-like domain-containing protein; translated protein: MQQTFQLTSENYHSKEANQHYMSVSQFKSAVQCEAAMIAELKGEFTRPPSQALMVGSYLHAALESEQAFADFFEKERDSIVNTRGNMYAPFAQADEMIETVKNDPFCMFALEGDKEIIMTGELFGAPWKIKIDSINHQRGTFTDLKSTQELGKRYWSEKYNGWVSFVQAYDYVLQMYVYREIIYQNTGRYYDPYIVAVTKESPPDKAVLHIDTARYSFEEDYVQTLLPSIIQAKQGEKKPHRCDKCAYCRGTKKLSGTFEIEYLLD